The Falco peregrinus isolate bFalPer1 chromosome 1, bFalPer1.pri, whole genome shotgun sequence genome has a window encoding:
- the FUT7 gene encoding alpha-(1,3)-fucosyltransferase 7, translated as MPPHRPFPGVSSVTQEGDSQPSSMPRAPPLPQLLWGWPSMKVVVTTAVFISTLWNLRCFLSASEVSRKAPKPAEPLVVLVWEWPSKQVPNISRDICHELYSIAGCWLTMERRLLGRADVVVFPHTRLQPGRDRLPKEKPPGQNWVWVSLESPSNTKALAGWNQTFNWVMTYRRDSDIFIPYGKLVPSQSATMNIPMKTNLVSWVISNYHRTQKRAEVYKNLSRYLHVNIYGKANNKPLCKDCLLPTTSKSKFYLAFENSIHQDYITEKLWRNSLMAGTVPVVLGPPRANYEQFIPADSFIHIDDFGSLEELAAFLKTMNSSRYRQFFAWQKRYRVKLYADWRERICTICTAYPSLPHGRVYPNLESWFNT; from the exons ATGCCGCCGCACCGGCCCTTCCCTG gtGTCAGTTCTGTCACCCAAGAAGGTGacagccagcccagcagcatgCCCCGGGcaccaccactgccacagctgctctggggctggCCCAGCATGAAGGTGGTGGTCACCACTGCGGTGTTTATATCCACCCTCTGGAATTTGAGGTGCTTCCTCAGTGCCTCCGAGGTCTCCAGAAAAGCCCCTAAGCCCGCTGAGCCACTGGTGGTCCTGGTGTGGGAATGGCCCTCAAAGCAGGTCCCCAACATCAGCAGGGACATTTGCCATGAGCTGTACAGCATTGCAGGCTGCTGGCTCACCATGGAGCGACGGCTCCTGGGCCGGGCGGACGTGGTGGTGTTCCCCCACACCAGGCTCCAGCCCggcagggacaggctgcccaaggagaAGCCACCGGGGCAGAACTGGGTGTGGGTCTCCCTGGAGTCCCCTTCCAACACTAAAGCTCTAGCGGGATGGAACCAGACCTTCAACTGGGTGATGACCTACAGACGGGACTCGGACATCTTCATTCCCTATGGCAAGCTTGTGCCCAGCCAGTCAGCCACCATGAACATCCCCATGAAGACCAACTTGGTGTCTTGGGTTATCAGCAACTACCACAGGACTCAGAAAAGAGCTGAAGTCTACAAAAACCTCTCCAGGTACCTCCATGTGAACATATACGGGAAAGCAAACAACAAGCCACTTTGCAAGGACTGCCTCTTGCCAACCACATCCAAGTCCAAGTTCTACCTGGCCTTCGAGAACTCCATCCACCAGGACTACATCACCGAGAAGCTATGGAGGAACTCGCTGATGGCTGGCACTGTGCCCGTTGTGTTGGGACCTCCCCGGGCCAACTACGAGCAGTTCATTCCTGCGGACTCCTTCATTCACATCGATGACTTTGGCTCCCTGGAAGAGCTGGCCGCTTTCCTGAAGACCATGAACTCCAGCCGCTACCGGCAGTTCTTTGCCTGGCAGAAGAGGTACAGGGTGAAGCTCTACGCTGACTGGAGGGAGCGGATCTGCACCATCTGCACTGCCTACCCCAGCCTGCCCCATGGCCGTGTCTATCCCAACCTGGAGAGCTGGTTCAACACCTAG